The Musa acuminata AAA Group cultivar baxijiao chromosome BXJ3-6, Cavendish_Baxijiao_AAA, whole genome shotgun sequence region ATCACCAATATATAAATGATTGGTTGGAACATATACACTACATAATTCTTCATCACCTTTGTCAGTCTGCAATAGGAAACAATAATATTTGAAAGTTAATAGGATAACTACAAGTATCAGATCAGGGAACCATTATTCCTCATGCTAATTTCATGCATAACTCCACGAAAATAAGAGCATAAAGTTACATGTGTGCCACAAACAACATCCTTAGCATGAATTTTTATTGATATCAATTGAAGATATTTAGCTTTATCAGACAGGTGCATGATATAAAAAAACAATTGGCATTTTGCCAAATGTCAACAGTTAGATTGTCAGGCATCAAAAGCCAAATGATGTAATAGACAATTTGCAACCTCTAAAGTTACCTGAAGGACCACTGATGATGTAATAAAGCCAAATGCATACTCGCCAACACGTGGATGACGGATAATTGCAACCTCTTTAAAAGCTGTGGTATTTTGGTCTGCAAAAAAAGAGATGCAAAGTCCAAAAATCATAACTGAGAATAAATAATTCACTGATTATCATGTGGAAACCAATGACAGACTTTATATTCTTTCAATGCCCATTGAGATCTCATTAAGAAGAGAATCTAATCAAAATGATAATTGCAAATACTAGGTGCTATCAGAATGGATAAAATACATATAACGGATCAATCAAATACATCATACAACAGAAAGCAAAATCTACCAAACAGCGcaagaaataaaaataacaagAGATAGTGGCTAATAATTATATTCTTAAACAAGGTTAGAAAACCGAcaaccttttttctttttacatgcaATAGGTCTCCATGTAGCAAGAATAGAACAGAATAGACATATCATTCTGTAGCCTTCTAGATTCTGTCTCAGGTTAAGTGTAATCAATGTAAGTTAGTACCAAGTAGCACAAACCAATGAACCATAAACCAAACATGTCATTGCTGTTGACATTACAGGACACATCAGATTTGAGAATTTATACATGCCTGAACAATTGGACAATTGACTACCTCATGGTAGAGAATTCAGTTTCTGGTCCAATCAAGAAGATTGGAATCTGAATGTATCCTATGAAACTCAATCCCATTTGGTACGATCAAGATTGATCAGGATCCAACCTGTTTTCTAGGAAATCCAATCAATCCAGATCGATATTGATCGGGTTCTGATCTATGCGCTGAGGAATATGTGACGAAGCAGTCAAACAGATCACTAAAATTCAATACATACTCAGTCCAAGTTATGAAGGGAAGTGCTGATTTCAGAAACCTAATCCCTTCTGATAGAACCCAAGAATTTCTATTGCATCCCAACTTACACTAATTAGTCTTAAAACTCATTAAGGTTGAGCTATTTAAACATTCTAAGTAATAAATGTCATATTACCCTTCCAGGTCATAAACAGCTTAGACCAAACACAAACCACACCATCTGATTAACAAACCTACGTACAACATGTAGGTGCCTCCTAAAATTTTCCCTGTTATTTCTTACTTGATTCTTGTTAAATtcttccaagtaccaagacacctGTGTCACAAAAGCAAATAATGCTGAAGCTATTGGCATTACACTTAGTCTTAACTTCATGTTATCTCTGACAAGGCAAATTTAACGATATGACAATCAATAATGAGATAGGCAAATAAAAAACAATATCTTAAAGACAAAAATGACATTTTTTTTAACTCTGCAAAATTAGCTCCTAAATGCAAGAAGAGGCACATCTATCCTTTAGTGAATGCAGACAAGGAATCAGTAATCACTGTCACTTGTATGTTCAGTGAATCCTCATATAGGAAAATGCAGTATGACCATTTTGTACGAACAATCATCATTTGATCATTTAAAGAGATAATACCAGGAGAAATGGCAGTGCTGATCTGCTTCGATGCTGAATAAATGTGCCTCACAAAAGGCATTCGTTTTATAAACCACTCTCCCACCCAGATAACAGTTGCACCCAGCCATGAtgaaacaaatattccaatgagaAAAACAAATACCAAAGATGTCAAGAATCCAAGGCCTGCATTTTTGTTAAAAAATACCAAAAATGTAATTAGATTAAACCAAATTCTTGCAATTTCAACAAAGGAAGGATAAATTCACGCAATTAGAACTAGCCAAACTTTAACGAAAGTAATAATAACAATGAACAGATTTGAACTATTGAATGACACGAATTATTCAAGGTGCCTTAAAAGATTAGGATAGAGGGACATGAATTAACATGTTTGTCACAGGTATCAGCTGACTACATCTTAATATCGGAACGAAGAGAGATCCTGTGATACTTAAATTTTAAAACTTACAAGAAAAACTTAATCTTCATGAACTACAATATAGAAATGCAGGTTCTTAAGGCAGATGAATTTGCTATATAATAATCTTATATATgagaaacaaaaaaagaacaaGTAGATTGTTCTACAGGCAGTAAAGGCCCAAAGCAAATGagtgaaaaagaaggaaaaaagcaaCACTTTCCTCTGCTAACATAATTTATAACATATGATGCTGCACATATGCATGGAGGAAAAGATTTATTTTTCCAAGAATTTGATAATGTGAAGAGAGGAAGGAAAAAATAATGGCCAAACTCACTCTAGCTCCTGTGCATCGTATTTGGGAAACATAACCTCACACCAGACTTGTCTAACACATGGATGATTAAATTACACAATTGCGAATAGATATTCAACTCACTCTGACTCTAACAGTTACTCTTGGAATTTGACTTTGAACCACTTTCACCtaatatagaaaataaaattttcattcaatCAATCATGTCTTCGTTAAAACTTTTTTTAttcgacttcatttcttctccccaGGCAACCTAGGTAAGTAATATAGAATATGTTGGCATGTGGAAACTTATAGTATTTACAAAAACATCCTAAACTGAAAAGTCAACTCCATGGATAATCATTAAACAAACTCCTGCATCAATATACTGATAGGTGTAAGTTCAGAGCCATATTTCTTGAATGATTTCAGTTATCcaataatttattctttttttttcaataaacCACCAGCACAATTAACTCTATCTAGTTGCAGTTGTTTCAATACTTAAATTAACAGTGTAAACGTTTTGCATTATGTGCTTTCTAGAGATTTTTATTCAGATTGCAAGGAAATCAAGTTTCTCAGCAACAAAATGATTGATGGTTGTTGAAAATGTGGCCCAACAAGTGTTAATCTGACAATGAGAACAACTGCATTAACTACCACAATCAAGCAAAAATAATGTGGCAGAATATGACAAAAGCTTACCAAATATGTCAACTCCAAGCTTGTCATATAGTGGACTGAAGAAACCATCAACAAACTGAATAAACCACCATGTAACATAAAATGTGATTGCCACAGGGAAAAGAACTACGCTGCAAATAAACAAAAAACTTTAGAAACAATGTCCAGTTCTATTCAAGCACAAGTATAAAAAATGAGAGAATTATACCATCCAGTCATAAATTTCTTTGAGACCCAGCTCTGAAGAACAGCACAACAAGCCTGTGCAACACCACTAGAATTTGTGAGGAAATTTCATACAGAATTATACGATAACAACAGCATTTGTGAGGTGATTTCATACAGAATTTGTGAGTCAATTTTATGCATATAATATGTGTATCTTTATGCATGTCCCTACAACAAAAGCAGAAAACAACAATACCAACTCTATTGGGTTAGCTACATTTACCCTTATGTTTTCTTTAGCTGCACTATGCCTGCCCCTGGTTTCTGAAGTTAGATAAAGGAAGAAGGCAACTAATAAGCATCTACTCACGCGGGTGTATATGGCTGTGCAAATGTActcaccagtgatttaaaaagacactcgggtgaggcgaggcgtGGCCCAAGCGCCTCATATAAGGGCCAGGCGGTGCCTTATTGATAAAGGAAGAAGGCAACTAATAAGCATCTACTCACGTGGGTGTATATGGCTGTGCAAATGTActcaccagtgatttaaaaaggcactcgggtgaggcgaggcgtGGCCCAAGCACCTCATATAAGGGCCAGGCGACGCACTTCAATAAGGCACCAcctgggtgctcgcccgagctcAAGCGCCaggcgcttcgagcgagcgcctgATTGATATACGGCAACCAGGCTCGGTTAAATGtgcattagttggttcgattgaaccaactaacgcaaTTACCTTAAAACCTGCATGCAACGCCGACTCCCAACCCTAGCAAGCGCCTTCTCCCTCTGCGTCCACCGCAGACGATTTTTCCTTCTACGTTCGCCATTGACAATTTCTCCCTCTACCTCCGTCATCGACGATTTCTCCCTCTGCCTCCGTCACTGACGATTTCTCCCGTTGCCTCCTTCCTCTGTCACCTACCAAGTCTCCTTAGCTTCCACTGTTGTCCGCTGCCTGTCGCTGCTGTCCACGACTCCGTTGCCGCTGCTGCTGTCCGGTGCTTCTCGTCGTTGTTTCTCTTCTGAGTTATGACTTCTCACTGTCGATTTCACTAGGCAATATTTTTTTATCCCTTTTAACAGTTATACTCTTCCTTTCTAACTGTTGTTGacagtaaataatatatatactgttaatagtagattAATAATTACTgtacaaaataatatttatttattagattaataatattatatattttaatattttagagtgtcttgcttcgctcaggcgagcgcctCGCGCCTCaaaactttttaaatcactagtacTCATAAGAGCAACTGTAAACTGTAACGTCCGTACACATGCTAGGTAAGAAAACATAATTAGAGCTCCATCTTACCAACTTAGCAGCCACAAGAGTCACATAAAAGTATTAGCATGAATAACTTGATGGTTTGCTTAGGAGAAATCTATAACTAAAACAGTGCTATGTGTATCTCAAATACCCTCAACAGCCCTTCTTCACACAAATAAGATGGAAGAAAAACAATGGAGGCAGAAAAGGGAACCAAACTGGTTAATAACTGAAAAATCAGCTTACCATGCCCATAGAACAACGTGAAGGAGATAAGTAAATTATTATTCTAGAATATGTTCCATACTGATGATAAATCTTCACCAATACTAAATCTCTATTACAAAAACATGAAAGACCGAAATTCAATGGATGGGATAATAACTTTGTTATCTTAAAATTCTTGCTTCAACATGACCATATTTTAAATTACACTGAGCAAGTAACAGTATAGTCCCttcataattatgaaattttCCTTTGGATAGCTTGCATACCATCCCACTAACCCACATTTAATTTGCTAAGTTTTTGCAGATAATGATCCCATAATGCTTTAAGATGTTATCAAATTAACTGCATGATCTAATCGAGCACCAATATATTTAATGTAAAGTTTCACAGTTACAATCATCATTTTAGTGGCTACCATGGTTTGGGAATCCTGTCGCATGACTGTTAATATGACTGATACCATCTTCTAGGTATACTACATTCCAGCACTGGACTTGCAAATCATTGTCTAAGAGTGGAGTCAAAATTTGGATATAAAGCTGGCACTCGGCATGGGCAAATGATCCAGTCAAATCAAGAAACTGAACCATACAGTGTTAAGCATAATAACCTTAACAATAAAACAGGACAACAGAGGAGAATAAATTTCAGCTATTAGGCCCAATCCATTCCATAGAGTTGTTAGACAACTGGTTTTTTCCTCCATTCCTcttaatcagtgatttaaaatggcactcgggcgctcgcctaagcgctcaggcgaggcgagacgaggcccgagcgcctcgtttAAGGGTCAGGCGGCACGCTTTaatgaggcgccgcctgggcgctcgcccgaacctAGGCGACGAGCGCCCGGTTGATATAaggcaatcgaaccaactaacgcTAAGAACGGTTGATATCAGCGCATGACACCGACTCCCAATCCTACGCACGCTTCTCTCTCTGTTTATGCCGCCGATGATTTCTCCCTCTGCGTTTGTCGCTGACGATGTCTCCCTCTGCCTCTACCGCCGACGGTTTCTCCTGTTGCCTCCGAGTCTTCCTCTGTCACCGATCAAATCTCCTCAGTTGCCGCTGATGTCCGTTGTCCACTACCTGCAGCTGCCGCTATCCACTGCTTGCTGTTGTCCGCGACACGACTTCGCTGCCGCTACTGTTGTCCGCGACTACGCAACTTCCGATGTCGTCTACTGCCTACGACTCAGCTTCTCACCGCGACTTCTTCGGTCTCTACTCTTCCCTACTGTTAACaataaatatactattaacaagAGATTATTAAAtactattcaaaataatatttatttattatattaataatacacTAATTAGATGTTAACATTGCTAATCtttgtttttaatttaattttatatttatatttattaattatattttatattttttatactttaaTATTTTAGAGAGCCTCGTTTCGCTCGGACGAGCgcttagtgctttttaaatcactgctcttAATATGTGATATTCATTCTTGATTAACAGCTTGACGTAACACCAATCGTATGGTGACGGCTTCAAGACCTAGCAGTTGTCATCGTGCCCTTCCTGATCACCTCCAACCTTAAAACCCTGATCACTTCATTTGTTCATTAGTGTTTATTCTGGTTTGACACTCCAGTGGTTCTGAATCCTTAACCAATAATCATGCATTTCATAGCAACAGCTTACCTGGAAACCAATAGCTTACCCATCTAACACAGCTGCTTACATGTCTAAAATGATATTATCTCTTATAAAATAATCCGAAATTTGACAGAGGAAATACAACATGCTGCCATTCCCATATAGACAATTGACATAAGAATTAGACCTTTGGGTGGATGGAGATGTTTGAAGAAATATGGCAAGTTCCATGGAATTACATTGAATTAAATCACAATCAAGTTGCTCGCACATTCTTGTTATTAATGTGAGAATATATTTCATTTTCAGTTCGGAGTTTTGCTCTGATATCCTAGTCATAGGGCATCTGAGAGTATCCAATCCCAACAGTCTTAACTTAATTTGATCTCAACAAATAATTCAGAAGTGAAATATGGATATCATGCCTGATATAGATCACTTTTCTAGAAATTCTCCATCGCTCCATTCAAAGCATTTATTTTCTTGACAAAATGAACTTCCCCTACATAACACTAAACAAGACGAATATATGTATCATAAACTTCCTAACCAGGAAGTGAGAGGGCCTTAAATGCCCTACCACATACTTCACGTCTGCCACTTGAGGAAATTTCCATGTTACTCTGACCTTTTAAACTTGCATAATATCGCAACACTTGAATCACAAAGCTTTTAGTGTTCTACCAAATTAAATCTCAACAGCTTCTTGTATCCTTTTTTCCCATGTTCCCAGAACACATTGCTCATCCAGCAAGCTAGATAGAGCATTTTCCTCGACAAGATCGTACTTAAAAAGTAAGATCCTAAAGGAACATTTCACCGAGGTAAAACCACAGTCATCAGAACAAACATTTTCTTGCGTTCCAAGGTAAGCATATAGTAACGTGTTTCACCCGATTGTCCGATCCATCTACCGGGAGCCAAACAGAAAACCACAATCACCGGCTCGAAGGAGGACAAAATCGAGATCCGCACACGAAATTTCCGCTAAAAGACTCCGACCCGCGACCGATCGAAaagcagaaaaggaagaaaaatagaaatcACGGCAGATGCGGTCAGATCCGAGGAGAACGCACCTTCCGGGTAGAGGAGCTGGGGGAAGTGGGTGGAGCTTTGGCGGGGTCTTCGGGATCGGCTGCCTGGCTCAGAGGAACCGACGTGGATTCCTTCTCGTCCGCCATGTCTACCCCCCCCGGCGCCTCCCTCGACCGATCTCGACGCCCAAGCGCGACACCGAAGCTTAACCTAACGGCCTACCCACCGAGGGAGGAGGATATCAGCATATAGGTGAAGGGCGGAGGAGTAAAAAGACCGGACTGCCCTCGGGATTCCGTGTTCGCTCGTGGCATCTCATCCTATTCAGTATTCCTCGGATGGATGCCGGCGGAGTCGGACGCAAGCGGCCAGCGAAATCCAACCCGGATTCCAGCCACGACCAAACTGTGGTTCGGCGGAGACTGCGTTCTATTAGTGTATAAAATAATTGAAACTATAATTAATTGATGGAGTCGAGTACGTaatccatgatatatatatatatatataagaggagtATTTGGTGCAACAAAGAAGTAATAATTGGTTGGTTGATGTTCTACAAGGAAGGAAGCTgtgcaaatattttttaatttatttttttttagaattatgaAATAAAGTATGAACCTTGTCATAAATATTATTAGTCAATTAAAACTCAACACAtggatcctaacttaatctactatACTACAAATAAGACACGATCTTTGATAGAATCGATCCAAATCGAGTTAACTTTCATGCGTCGAGTTGAAGATCAAATTTgacattaatatttttaattatcaaattaaatctataaaatattcatcatgccaCTAGAGGATGATAGATTATTATTTCTTTATTAAATACACAAATAAATGATACATGTATAGAATCTTTTGATGCCCTCCTTTTTATTTTGCTTGAAACCATAGGTTTTAGGTttgtattcatataaaaataaCTTGTATGTATGAATTCTCTTTCTcgcattattataaaatatatatatcttatataaAATACCTCATATTAATTCCTATAAATACCTCGTCTTTATAGTATTGTTTTCATATTTAGTTAAGACTGTTGCAAAGCTTAAATTAGGGTGTTGAGTCAAATTTAGTGATCATAAGTGCTGTTAGTTTCGATTGATTCCGAATGAACCAGATTCAGTTGTAGTTGACTACTTTGGTAGGTGTGCATGCCATTAAATTAACATATGGTTGGGTAGGGTAGGATAGCACATGGGCATTCTCTACGGCAACATGATATCATTTTAGTATGATTCATTAGATATTTTGTTGGTAAAGGTAGGCTGGCTAGCTAAGCCATTCTATTTAGAATAATAATGAGCATGAAGAAAAGTGTTTTGAGTAAACGATTTTTGTTCTATATTGAGAGCAACGTTAGCTTGTCCAAGGTAACTTTTGACAAACAAATACGTGAGCAGCAAAAGAAAATTCAATCTTGTAGCAACTTTATATGTGTTATTTTTTTCTTCCTGATACTAAGGGAATCAAATATGAGAATGATAACAAAACAAATATATAGATTATCATATGACAATCATTTTCAATCCATGAAGATTGAATACATGAAATAATGGAGTATAACACATCAATTGAGAATGTTACAACAACATGACATCTAAAAGAATAATTTATCATTAATGTATTTAATATTTTGTAATCGGCCTTGGTTACAAAACAAATATTAAATAAGCAATCCTTACATACAGATTTTAATCATGAATTAAGTAAATTGGATTCCAACATTTGAACTCCtgattttttttaccacaatACACACAAACTAATTTGATCATTAGAGGAATCTTAACAAACACACTTGTAGCTTCTTATCACCTCTTAATCTCATCCAACATACACCAAACCTATTATGCCAAAACATTTTCTTATGCATGTTGTGTTCATCAAGAAGAAGAGTAAAACATAAAAAATGTTTAGTGTAATCAATCGGGTCAAAACATCCCctacacataataaaaaaaaacatccaAAACACTTAATACAATTGACTACACCATAATGTCCCTCACTATGCATCtatctttaacaaaaaaaaatgaaacatCAATAGTGCCTAATGTAATCGACCAAATCATAATATCCCTTTGCATGATATATCTGCCTAGAAAATAAAAACACTAAAAGCACCTATCGCAATTGACACACAATCCAATCAATCCTAACATGACAATATACTAACCAAACAAAAACTATATAAAGCAATCTGAATTCCTtgcaaactttttttttaatcaaacttaTTTTCCAGTTCCAAATAAGATAACACTTGAAAAACCAAGAAGGAAAACAAACAAACAGAGCAAAACAATTTGATCATATCAAGGTTGACCACCAAAACTCATCTTACCAAATTCAAAAGAATATACAGAAAAAGCCCTTGCATGTTGAAGTATATCTTCCTCTGACTGAAATTCATTCTGAGAAGAAGACTTTGGATTCAATAATTAGCATATTGATACAGGACTAGAATTTCAAGTCTATTTAAAGGACCAGTGGCATTCCATCATATGCACCTGAGGCAGTCTTATCTTGTTTATGCAGAACTATACAAACAAGACACTAGATATTAGATTGTATCTCTAAACAAATAACACATCCAAATTCactaaaacacacacacacatgagcCTTCATTTGCACCTGAGTCGGTCTATCTTGTTTATGCAGAACTATCCAAACAAGACATTAGCTATTAGATAGTAGCTCTAAACAAATAACACATCCAAATTCACTAATAAACaaacacagacacacacacacacacatgagcCTTCATTTGATCCCATCAAGCAACCCTAAAGTGACACCAGGAGAGCCCAAAGCTG contains the following coding sequences:
- the LOC103988519 gene encoding protein LIKE COV 2, which codes for MADEKESTSVPLSQAADPEDPAKAPPTSPSSSTRKACCAVLQSWVSKKFMTGCVVLFPVAITFYVTWWFIQFVDGFFSPLYDKLGVDIFGLGFLTSLVFVFLIGIFVSSWLGATVIWVGEWFIKRMPFVRHIYSASKQISTAISPDQNTTAFKEVAIIRHPRVGEYAFGFITSSVVLQTDKGDEELCSVYVPTNHLYIGDIFLVNSEEIIRPNLSVREGIEIIVSGGMTMPQLITPLERIPRKNQNIRLNRIT